ATCGAACAGTTGTTCGCTCGGTTTCTGGGCGAGGAGTACCTAGACTTTGTGGGCTACCATTTGCGACGCACATCGCTGAACCTCTTCGTGCACTCCTGCCTGCCATTCTCCTACTTTCTTATCCACAGACTGAAGTTCTCCGTTTTCGCCACGCAGGAGCCTCTGGAGGACTCCGATCTCGACCCAGATTTCCCAATGCCCCAGGAGGCGGTGGCCTTTAAAACGCTAACGTGGAAGACCGCCCAGCGGTTTAGTGTGCTGGCCGTTCTAGCCGTTCCCGCCCTCATATTCAACTGGCATCAGCAGAACTGGCGCCGGCACCCCATCAGCAAGGCCCTTTCGAAGTACTCCAACTCGCCGGGCAGCTATAATGCCGTGGCCAGCGACATTGGCACTGAGTTTCGACGACctgaaatttacaaaaaaaaacttaactcTATAAGCACTGTGATTGCCACCCAGAACTGGATAATCAAAACCACTATGTACAATGTCCATTTTGCTCATCAAAGCAACACGTCGCTTAGCGTAGCTAAGGTCAGTTACGGCCGAGTCCTTGATCGGTGTCTagtaaaaatatctttttttgcAGGCGGAGACATACAACATTTCGCATCATGACCAGAACGACACTCTGCAGATGATTAGCATTATTGTGCGACCTATGAGGCAGGGCGTGAGTGACTTCCACATACGTATTAATGCTTTGGAGTTTAGGAACCTAGAGGACCGTGTTCGGCGCCCCATCGCAATTCCCTCCAATATCCAGTTCCACCGAAATGTCATCGACCGCTTTGTGGACGTGTTTAAAACGCAAGTTGCTCTAAATCCCATTTTTCAGGCGGACGCCACTACAGATAAGTGTTTCGCCTGCATGCTAAACGAACCTAACACTAAGATTCACAAACAATGTGCAGACTTGGATCGCAATGGCGCTCCCCTTGCGGAAGGGTCGTGCTGTTCGAACTGTTACTGTCGACCTATGTGGTGCGTGGAGTGTCTGGCACGGTGGTTCGCCGCTCGCCAAACCGACGTGGATCGCGAGGTGTGGCTGGAACAAAAGTGCACCTGCCCAATGTGCCGGGCCAAGTTTTGTGTGCTTGATGTCAGCTATATCAGACCCCCAGCAGACCTAAGAGCCCCTTCTCAGTATCACGGATCCCAAGATGAGGCTGTCGATACCACGTGATGAACGActgtaaattttacaattaaacGACTCTTAAATCAAACCTGGTTCTTTATTGGtctgattaaaaaataataatttttacaatAAGACGTACAATTTACATagttataaacttaaaaatatgcaTATTAATTAGTGCAATTATCACGTTTTAATACTTCAACAATCTAAGCAAGCTAGATTGCAGTGTACAATAATTTTGGTTAGGAACAATTGGTCTAAGCATGGAGAGAGAAAGTGCTCATGTGCGAAATATGCCTTAGTAGATCAAGCCACGCAAGGTATACTTGTCTGCGCTGCATAGACAACTCGTACTGCAATAAGTCATCTGTCTTACTCCGTTCCTTTATCTTTCTTATCTAATAGAATAAAGCGCCTCgctaaattatatacatatgcattataaatatttacattataaAGAAAATGCACAGTAAGTACAGCCATCGGCCTATTAAGGCGACTTTACCTATAAATTCGTTTCGTAAAAACTTTTATAGCTCTCCACTTGGGCACGTTGGCTTTGCCCCTGTGTTCCTGTTGTCGTCATCGATCCTGTCGTTACAGTGGCAGCAGTCTTGGAATACCCGCTGGTCGAACTGCGAAAcgatacctaaaataaaagaagagggtattataatttttggcTAAAGGTTGCAGGAAGTAAAGGAGACATTTCCttccccataaagtatatttattctttatcagcatcactagactaGTCGATCTAGCCGTATCCGGCAGCTGTTAAGGTATCAAATC
This portion of the Drosophila takahashii strain IR98-3 E-12201 chromosome 3R, DtakHiC1v2, whole genome shotgun sequence genome encodes:
- the LOC108054445 gene encoding E3 ubiquitin-protein ligase TM129 isoform X1, which codes for MDESELLFNLFYFLLCMVIIYPPEEFQRLGLTIEQLFARFLGEEYLDFVGYHLRRTSLNLFVHSCLPFSYFLIHRLKFSVFATQEPLEDSDLDPDFPMPQEAVAFKTLTWKTAQRFSVLAVLAVPALIFNWHQQNWRRHPISKALSKYSNSPGSYNAVASDIGTEFRRPEIYKKKLNSISTVIATQNWIIKTTMYNVHFAHQSNTSLSVAKAETYNISHHDQNDTLQMISIIVRPMRQGVSDFHIRINALEFRNLEDRVRRPIAIPSNIQFHRNVIDRFVDVFKTQVALNPIFQADATTDKCFACMLNEPNTKIHKQCADLDRNGAPLAEGSCCSNCYCRPMWCVECLARWFAARQTDVDREVWLEQKCTCPMCRAKFCVLDVSYIRPPADLRAPSQYHGSQDEAVDTT
- the LOC108054445 gene encoding E3 ubiquitin-protein ligase TM129 isoform X2 — encoded protein: MDESELLFNLFYFLLCMEPLEDSDLDPDFPMPQEAVAFKTLTWKTAQRFSVLAVLAVPALIFNWHQQNWRRHPISKALSKYSNSPGSYNAVASDIGTEFRRPEIYKKKLNSISTVIATQNWIIKTTMYNVHFAHQSNTSLSVAKAETYNISHHDQNDTLQMISIIVRPMRQGVSDFHIRINALEFRNLEDRVRRPIAIPSNIQFHRNVIDRFVDVFKTQVALNPIFQADATTDKCFACMLNEPNTKIHKQCADLDRNGAPLAEGSCCSNCYCRPMWCVECLARWFAARQTDVDREVWLEQKCTCPMCRAKFCVLDVSYIRPPADLRAPSQYHGSQDEAVDTT